From one Triticum urartu cultivar G1812 chromosome 3, Tu2.1, whole genome shotgun sequence genomic stretch:
- the LOC125548408 gene encoding uncharacterized protein LOC125548408, whose product MSPSPSAGTLAPPTFLDAVRPQLSSPVPRPSSPSATLAARACARVDVPASCAAAVVERAVAGCPHTQRRLCLSLSTPASHSLRTLRGVVVTLLSRSSEAMGEPSKELLDLPSGPNPPSFIESLFAGREQHKGTRKAGPPTDPLPKSQVLGKVKDFLGEMAKANEKLQLDAQNKPPEEYDIEALTGNEKEYIEMDLILGVGGLHSEQAVDAAEATMSSFPPLGSSFASSSSDSEDDIDEDGDDEPEMPSKEKCGNPDKPEANPAKGKKPNKRQKIVVLN is encoded by the exons ATGTCCCCGTCCCCATCGGCCGGCACGCTCGCTCCGCCCACTTTTCTCGACGCCGTTCGGCCGCAGCTCTCCAGCCCTGTTCCTCGACCGTCCTCCCCATCGGCCACACTCGCCGCCCGCGCGTGTGCTCGGGTAGACGTGCCTGCGtcctgcgccgccgccgtcgtcgaaCGTGCCGTGGCCGGCTGTCCGCACACGCAGCGTCGCCTCTGTCTCTCGCTCTCCACGCCGGCGTCGCACTCGCTGCGCACACTGCGCGGAGTCGTGGTGACCCTTCTCTCTCGTTCGTCGGAAGCCATGGGGGAGCCTAGCAAAGAACTCCTGGACCTCCCATCGGGGCCCAATCCACCCTCCTTCATCG AATCGCTGTTCGCGGGCAGGGAGCAGCACAAGGGCACGCGGAAGGCGGGGCCTCCCACCGACCCACTCCCAAAGAGCCAAG TTCTTGGAAAAGTGAAGGATTTCTTGGGAGAGATGGCAAAGGCCAATGAGAAATTGCAGCTTGATGCGCAG AACAAGCCTCCTGAGGAGTATGACATTGAAGCACTCACTGGAAATGAAAAGGAATATATTGAGATG GATTTGATTCTCGGTGTAGGTGGTCTTCATTCAGAGCAGGCTGTGGATGCAGCTGAGGCGACAATGAGCAGCTTCCCACCCTTGGGAAGTTCATTTGCTAGCAGCTCATCTGACTCAGAAGATGATATCGATGAAGATGGTGACGATGAGCCTGAAATGCCTAGCAAAGAAAAATGTGGCAATCCAGATAAACCGGAGGCTAATCCAGCcaaagggaagaagcccaataAAAGACAGAAGATTGTTGTTCTCAACTAG